CGTTGGCCTGCGCTCTTGACGAGTTGTTCAAGCCCTGGTTTGCGCCGGTTGGCGGCACATCGTTGCGGGTTGTACCATGAAACGGTTGCTGATGGTTTTGATTCGCGGTTATCAACTCTTGCTCTCTCCTTTGCTGCCACCTCGATGCCGCTTCTTCCCAAGTTGTTCCACCTATGCCTACGAGGCTGTGGCGCGGCATGGGTCGTGGCGTGGGGGGGCTCTGGCTTTGCGGCGGATTTTGAAATGCCACCCCTTTCATCCCGGGGGAGTTGACCCGGTGCCCTGACTCATTCCTGCCTGCTTAGGATGCCCCAATTATGGATCGGCGTACACTTCTGGCCATTGTCATCTCCTTCATTCTGCTGGTGGTGTACCAGTGGACTCTGAACACCTACTTTCCCCCCATGGAAGCGACAGAGGTTTCGGCTGTGGGAGCTTCCGCCGAGCCGACCACCCCGCCACCGATGGACCCGGTGGTGAACAAAGAGAGCGTGGTGGGCAAAGAGAGCATGGTTCCTGTGCAAAACCCCGTCGGCAAGGGGCCTGCCCAGACGGTGGCCAACCCTGATGTGGTCAAACTTCCCCAGATCCAAAGTGCACAGGTCGTCGAATTTCAAAATCAAAAAATTCAAGGTGGCATCGCGCTGATGGGCGGGGAGTTGGTCGATTGGCGGTTTCTCGACTACAAGGACCGTGTGGGAGCGGAAGGGAAACCCATTCGCTTTTTGAACCGCGATCCCAAGGAGTTGTTCAAGGGTTCCAGTGGTTTCATTGCCTCCGTGGGTGTGGATGTACCCCGCAGTGATACCCTGTGGGAGCAGGTCAAGGACGCCGACGGTAAAAGCAATGAGATCCATTTGCGCTGGCAGAGTCCGCATGGTCTCACCTTCGAGAAGATATTGACCTGGCAGCCGGTCTCCTATCTGCTTGATGTAGTGGATCGCGTGACCAACAGTTCAGGAAATCCTGTCAAGTTTTTCCACTATGCCCAGTTTTTACGTCACCACCAGCCCCAAGAAAAAAGTTCCATGTCCGCCCCGACCGACTTTCATGGCCCCATGGGATTCTTGCGGGGCAGCCGGGTTCAGTTCGGTTATGAGGAGCTGCTCAAGGGGGACCATTTCGAGGAGAGTGTCGGCGGATGGGCCGGCTTTTCCGACAAATATTTCCTGGCCTCCATGACCGATTTTGCAGGGCAGGAGCGGCGGCGGTTCTACTTCGACCACGACGCACCCAACTATCGTGTCGGCATGGTTTCGCCCTCCCATGCGATCGGGAACAACGAAACCCGCTTCTTCCAGACCCGGTTGTTCATCGGACCGAAGGCCACCCAGACTCTGACGACGCAAAACATGCATTTGGAACGCTCCATCGACTATGGCTGGTTCCATTTTCTGGCTGAACCTCTGATGCAGCTCCTGTTGCTGTTTGATCGTTTCGTTCACAATTTCGGCTTGGCCATCATCCTTTTGACCGTTGTGATCAAGTTGCTGTTTTTCCCCCTGGCCAACAAGAGCTACCGCTCGATGAGCGCCATGAAAAAGCTGCAACCGAAGGTGGAGGGTCTGCGCAAGTTGTATGGGGATGACAAGCAGCGGCTCAATCAGGAGATGATGAAACTTTACCAGGATCACAAGGTGAATCCCCTGGGAGGGTGTTTGCCTATTGTGGTACAGATTCCTGTTTTTTTTGCCCTTTACAAGGTCTTGTTCCTCTCGGTTGAGATGCGGCATGCACCGTTTGTGTTTTGGATTCAGGATCTTTCTGACATGGATCCCTACTATGTCCTGCCCATCCTGATGGGCATTTCCATGTTGGTGCAGTCCAAGTTGAATCCAGCTCC
This DNA window, taken from Magnetococcales bacterium, encodes the following:
- the yidD gene encoding membrane protein insertion efficiency factor YidD → MKRLLMVLIRGYQLLLSPLLPPRCRFFPSCSTYAYEAVARHGSWRGGALALRRILKCHPFHPGGVDPVP
- the yidC gene encoding membrane protein insertase YidC, whose amino-acid sequence is MDRRTLLAIVISFILLVVYQWTLNTYFPPMEATEVSAVGASAEPTTPPPMDPVVNKESVVGKESMVPVQNPVGKGPAQTVANPDVVKLPQIQSAQVVEFQNQKIQGGIALMGGELVDWRFLDYKDRVGAEGKPIRFLNRDPKELFKGSSGFIASVGVDVPRSDTLWEQVKDADGKSNEIHLRWQSPHGLTFEKILTWQPVSYLLDVVDRVTNSSGNPVKFFHYAQFLRHHQPQEKSSMSAPTDFHGPMGFLRGSRVQFGYEELLKGDHFEESVGGWAGFSDKYFLASMTDFAGQERRRFYFDHDAPNYRVGMVSPSHAIGNNETRFFQTRLFIGPKATQTLTTQNMHLERSIDYGWFHFLAEPLMQLLLLFDRFVHNFGLAIILLTVVIKLLFFPLANKSYRSMSAMKKLQPKVEGLRKLYGDDKQRLNQEMMKLYQDHKVNPLGGCLPIVVQIPVFFALYKVLFLSVEMRHAPFVFWIQDLSDMDPYYVLPILMGISMLVQSKLNPAPADPIQAKVMMFLPVIFTVMFLTFPSGLVLYWLVNNVLSILQQGYIMKKES